One stretch of Glycine soja cultivar W05 chromosome 7, ASM419377v2, whole genome shotgun sequence DNA includes these proteins:
- the LOC114420128 gene encoding transmembrane protein 45A-like — translation MGTLVGHVAPGFGFLLIGLWHLFNHIKLHALNPKSYKGPSWFPSAKFRYIELVLIMVGSTASVAMELFIGPERHQPLDPDGTIPSNHLHNFEHSSISITFFLYAACAIILDRARVQAQFELTQLLGAIAFAQQLLLFHLHSADHMGPEGQYHLLLQILVFVSVSTALIGIVLPHSFLVNFVRSVSIFFQGLWLIVMGFMLWTPSLIPKGCYMNDEDGHMVVRCSSHEALHRAISLVNIEFSWFIIGVTVFAVSLYLVLVKVYGEKKVEYFSLGNEDEESNDDVESQKSGAFDHSSKSFIQVGKIFSQNDMER, via the coding sequence ATGGGCACTCTAGTGGGACATGTGGCTCCAGGTTTTGGTTTCTTGTTGATAGGTTTGTGGCACCTCTTTAACCACATCAAGCTCCACGCCCTTAACCCAAAGTCCTACAAGGGCCCATCATGGTTCCCAAGTGCCAAGTTCAGATACATAGAGCTTGTGCTCATCATGGTTGGCTCCACAGCCTCCGTAGCCATGGAACTCTTCATAGGCCCTGAGCGGCACCAACCTCTTGACCCAGATGGAACCATTCCCTCCAACCATCTCCACAACTTCGAGCACTCTTCAATCTCCATCACCTTCTTCCTCTACGCAGCATGTGCCATCATCTTGGACCGGGCCCGAGTCCAGGCCCAATTCGAACTAACCCAATTGCTTGGGGCCATAGCCTTTGCCCAACAACTGCTTCTCTTCCATCTTCATTCCGCGGACCACATGGGCCCAGAAGGACAATACCATCTTTTGTTACAGATTTTGGTCTTTGTTTCAGTCTCCACCGCCCTCATTGGAATTGTGCTCCCCCATAGCTTCTTGGTCAACTTTGTTCGCTCCGTCAGCATATTCTTCCAGGGTTTGTGGCTTATTGTGATGGGCTTCATGCTTTGGACACCTTCACTCATACCCAAAGGTTGTTACATGAACGACGAGGATGGTCACATGGTCGTTAGATGCTCTTCTCACGAGGCACTTCACCGCGCTATTTCACTTGTCAACATCGAATTCAGTTGGTTCATTATCGGTGTGACCGTTTTTGCGGTTTCTTTGTACTTGGTTTTGGTAAAAGTTTATGGGGAGAAGAAGGTGGAGTATTTTTCGTTGGGGAATGAGGATGAAGAGTCAAACGACGACGTTGAGTCACAAAAGAGCGGTGCCTTTGATCACAGCAGCAAAAGCTTCATTCAGGTGGGCAAAATCTTTTCTCAAAATGACATGGAAAGGTAG
- the LOC114420129 gene encoding DUF21 domain-containing protein At4g14240-like → MRAVSALMVARMLTRDHSLPVLGNESIPFGSVWWFAYAGVSCFLVLFAGIMSGLTLGLMSLGLVDLEILERSGSPAEKMQAAIILPVVKKQHQLLVTLLLCNAVAMEALPLYLDKLFNQFVAIILSVTFVLFFGEVIPQAICSRYGLAVGANFAWLVRILMIICYPVSYPVGKVLDHLLGHNEALFRRAQLKALVSIHGQEAGKGGELTHDETTIISGALDLTEKTAEEAMTPIESTFSLDVNSKLDWEAMGKVLARGHSRVPVYSGNPRNIIGLLLVKSLLTVRPETETPVSAVSIRRIPRVPSDMPLYDILNEFQKGSSHMAAVVKARGKGKETPQIIDEEKNEENKSIGGDSQLTTPLLQKQDAKSGSVVVDIVKPSKPSSINKLSVLQRSDSTTNGPSSENIEDGEVIGIITLEDVFEELLQEEIVDETDEYVDVHKRIRVAAAAAASSVARAPSSRRLTSQKGAGIQSKPGQAPKKSAEENGLNSTKQ, encoded by the exons ATGAGGGCAGTAAGTGCGTTAATGGTGGCTCGGATGTTGACGCGGGACCACTCGCTCCCTGTCCTTGGCAACGAAAGCATACCCTTCGGATCGGTGTGGTGGTTCGCCTATGCCGGCGTCTCCTGTTTCCTCGTCCTCTTCGCTGGCATCATGTCCGGTCTCACCCTCGGACTCATGTCTCTGGGCCTCGTGGACCTCGAGATCCTCGAACGCAGTGGTTCTCCTGCCGAGAAAATGCAAGCTG CGATTATACTTCCTGTGGTTAAAAAACAACACCAGCTTCTTGTCACCCTACTTCTCTGTAATGCTGTTGCCATGGAg GCTCTGCCGTTATACCTAGATAAACTATTCAATCAGTTTGTTGCTATCATTCTCTCTGTAACTTTCGTTCTGTTTTTCGGGGAG GTTATTCCACAAGCAATTTGTAGTAGATATGGTCTTGCTGTAGGTGCCAACTTTGCATGGCTAGTGCGGATTTTAATGATTATCTGTTACCCAGTTTCTTATCCAGTTGGAAAG GTTCTGGATCACCTATTGGGGCATAATGAGGCTTTATTTAGGCGAGCTCAGTTAAAAGCCCTTGTCTCCATTCACGGCCAGGAG GCCGGGAAAGGTGGTGAGCTTACACATGATGAAACAACAATTATCAGTGGAGCACTCGATTTGACTGAAAAG ACTGCTGAGGAGGCTATGACTCCTATTGAATCGACATTTTCTTTGGATGTTAATTCAAAGTTGGATTG GGAAGCAATGGGAAAAGTTCTTGCTCGCGGGCACAGCCGAGTTCCTGTCTATTCTGGAAATCCAAGGAATATTATTGGGCTTCTACTG GTCAAAAGTCTTCTTACTGTACGACCAGAAACAGAGACACCTGTCAGTGCTGTATCCATCCGGAGAATTCCACG GGTTCCATCAGATATGCCTCTCTATGATATACTAAATGAGTTCCAAAAGGGAAGTAGTCATATGGCTGCTGTTGTTAAGGCTAGGGGAAAAGGCAAAGAAACTCCACAAATCATtgatgaagagaaaaatgaagaaaacaaaagcatTGGTGGGGATTCACAGTTGACCACTCCGTTGCTACAGAAGCAGGATGCAAAATCAGGAAGTGTTGTTGTTGACATAGTCAAGCCTTCAAAGCCTTCCAGCATTAATAAGCTGTCTGTTTTGCAACGTAGTGATAGCACAACAAATGGTCCCTCTTCAGAAAATATTGAAGATGGTGAAGTGATTGGTATTATCACTTTAGAAGATGTATTTGAAGAACTTCTGCAA GAAGAAATTGTTGATGAGACAGATGAATATGTGGATGTTCATAAGAG aATACGTGTTGCTGCAGCTGCAGCTGCTTCCTCAGTGGCCCGAGCTCCATCATCGCGAAGGTTGACTAGCCAGAAGGGAGCA GGAATCCAAAGTAAGCCAGGGCAAGCTCCAAAGAAATCTGCAGAGGAAAATGGATTGAACTCTACAAAGCAATAA
- the LOC114420130 gene encoding RNA-binding protein 39-like isoform X2: MAQQVQVFTTCYCPPPQYEYLRRIGISKQLKCATIPSLSVSASSVLRNASFCCTSSVHCNLPSSPKIFVKGLPLSTSEGRLMKVFSEFGDVTLVQLPIDRESGQSLGFAYIWFVKEESAQLAVQEMNGKVYLCYNCKAWIIKKFQEDNSLQILII, translated from the exons ATGGCACAACAAGTTCAAGTATTCACTACATGTTATTGTCCACCACCTCAATACGAATACCTTCGCCGAATCGGAATTTCGAAGCAATTAAAGTGTGCTACTATTCCTTCACTATCAGTTTCCGCCTCTTCTGTTCTTCGTAACGCGTCGTTTTGCTGCACCTCTTCTGTCCACTGCAATTTACCTTCTTCACCCAAAATCTTCGTCAAAG GGCTTCCTCTCTCAACCTCTGAAGGACGTCTGATGAAGGTGTTTTCAGAGTTTGGTGACGTTACTCTAG TCCAGCTTCCAATAGATAGAGAGTCTGGGCAGTCTTTAGGATTTGCATATATTTGGTTTGTCAAGGAAGAGTCTGCCCAATTGGCTGTGCAAGAGATGAATGGAAAG GTTTATTTATGTTACAATTGCAAAGCCTGGATCATCAAAAAGTTCCAAGAGGACAACAGCCTACAAATTTTAATCATATGA
- the LOC114420130 gene encoding glycine-rich RNA-binding protein 4, mitochondrial-like isoform X1 has protein sequence MAQQVQVFTTCYCPPPQYEYLRRIGISKQLKCATIPSLSVSASSVLRNASFCCTSSVHCNLPSSPKIFVKGLPLSTSEGRLMKVFSEFGDVTLVQLPIDRESGQSLGFAYIWFVKEESAQLAVQEMNGKFFDGRFIYVTIAKPGSSKSSKRTTAYKF, from the exons ATGGCACAACAAGTTCAAGTATTCACTACATGTTATTGTCCACCACCTCAATACGAATACCTTCGCCGAATCGGAATTTCGAAGCAATTAAAGTGTGCTACTATTCCTTCACTATCAGTTTCCGCCTCTTCTGTTCTTCGTAACGCGTCGTTTTGCTGCACCTCTTCTGTCCACTGCAATTTACCTTCTTCACCCAAAATCTTCGTCAAAG GGCTTCCTCTCTCAACCTCTGAAGGACGTCTGATGAAGGTGTTTTCAGAGTTTGGTGACGTTACTCTAG TCCAGCTTCCAATAGATAGAGAGTCTGGGCAGTCTTTAGGATTTGCATATATTTGGTTTGTCAAGGAAGAGTCTGCCCAATTGGCTGTGCAAGAGATGAATGGAAAG TTTTTTGATGGCAGGTTTATTTATGTTACAATTGCAAAGCCTGGATCATCAAAAAGTTCCAAGAGGACAACAGCCTACAAATTTTAA